DNA sequence from the Thermodesulfobacteriota bacterium genome:
GTATGTGGAGGTAAGGCTCTTCAAGGCGCTCCTCGAGACCGCCGCGAGCGAGCACGGCGCGAGGATGACCGCCATGGACTCGGCCTCCAAGAACGCCTCGGAGATGATAGGCTCTCTCACGCTCAAGTACAACAGGGCCCGCCAGGCGGCCATTACCACCGAGCTTATGGAGATAATAGGGGGCGCCGAAGCGCTCAAGTGATAAAACGGTTTAGCGTCTGTCTATAAAAGAGGAGGTTTTTCTGAGATGGGAGAGGGAAAGGGAAAAAAGGGAAAAAAAATAGAGGGGAAGGTAACGCAGGTAATAGGGCCGGTGCTGGACATAGTGTTCCCGCCCGGGCAACTGCCGGCGATATATAACGCCATAAAGCTCTCGAACCCGAGCATAAGCGACAAGGAGTGGAACCTCGTCGCCGAAGTCGCCCAGCACCTCGGAGAGAATACCGTAAGGTGCATCGCCATGGACGCCACCGAGGGGCTCGTACGCGGCACGGCGGCTATCGATACCGGCGAGGGCATCAAGATCCCGGTCGGAAAAGCCGTTCTCGGGAGGATCATGAACGTCATAGGCGAGCCGGTCGACGAGATGGGTCCCATCGAGAGCGAGAAGACCTACCCCATCCACCGTCCCGCCCCGAGCTTCGCCGAGCAGTCGACCACGCTCGAGGTCTTCGAGACCGGCATCAAGGTCGTCGACCTTCTGACCCCGTATCTGAAAGGCGGGAAGATAGGTCTCTTCGGAGGGGCGGGCGTGGGCAAGACCGTCCTCATAATGGAGCTCATAAATAACGTCGCCCAGCAGCACGGCGGCTTCTCGGTCTTCGGAGGGGTCGGCGAGAGGACAAGGGAGGGCAACGACCTCTGGCTCGAGATGAAGGAGAGCGGGGTTATAGACAAGGCCTCTCTCGTCTACGGCCAGATGAACGAGCCTCCGGGCGCGAGGGCAAGGGTCGCGCTATCGGCGCTTACCGCGGCCGAGTACTTCAGGGACGAAGAAGGGCAGGACGTGCTGCTCTTCATAGACAACATATTCCGCTTCGTGCAGGCCAACTCCGAGGTCTCGGCCCTTCTGGGGCGCATCCCTTCTGCCGTCGGATACCAGCCGACTCTCTCCACCGACGTCGGTGAGCTTCAGGAGAGGATTACCTCGACCACCAAGGGCTCGATCACCTCGGTCCAGGCCATATACGTCCCGGCCGACGACCTTACCGACCCGGCCCCGGCAACGACCTTCGCGCACCTGGACGCAACGACCGTCCTCTCGCGTCAGATTGCCGAGCTCGGCATATACCCAGCCGTCGACCCGCTCGACTCGACCTCCCGGATCCTCGACCCGCAGATAGTCGGAGACGAGCACTACGCCGTCGCCAGAGGCGTACAGCAGATACTCCAGAAGTATAAGGACCTCCAGGACATAATCGCCATCCTCGGCATGGACGAGCTCTCCGAGGACGACAAGCTCGTCGTCACAAGGGCGAGGAAGATACAGAGGTTCCTGAGTCAGCCCTTCTTCGTGGCCGAGCAGTTCACCGGCACGCCCGGCAAGTACGTGAGCATAAAGGATACGGTAAAGGCCTTTAAGGAGATAAGCGAGGGTGAGCACGACGACAAGCCCGAGCAGGCCTTCTATATGGTCGGTACCCTGGAGGAGGCCGCCGAAAAGGCCGAGAAGCTCAGGGCCGGGGGCTAAGAAGGATACTCTTATGGCCGATACATTTCTGCTTGAGATAGTAACGCCGCTTAGGCTTATCCTCTCCGAGGAGGTCGAGGAAGTGGTGGCCCCCGGCGAGGCGGGCGAGTTCGGGGTCCTTAAGGGGCACACGCTTTTCCTGAGCCCGCTCAAGCCCGGCGAGATTACCTACAAGACCGCCGACTCCACTACAGGGCGGCTCGCAATAGACCGCGGCTACGCCGAGATCGGGCCGGGAAGGGCCACCATCCTCGTCGACAGCGCCGAGAGCGCGGG
Encoded proteins:
- the atpD gene encoding F0F1 ATP synthase subunit beta — translated: MGEGKGKKGKKIEGKVTQVIGPVLDIVFPPGQLPAIYNAIKLSNPSISDKEWNLVAEVAQHLGENTVRCIAMDATEGLVRGTAAIDTGEGIKIPVGKAVLGRIMNVIGEPVDEMGPIESEKTYPIHRPAPSFAEQSTTLEVFETGIKVVDLLTPYLKGGKIGLFGGAGVGKTVLIMELINNVAQQHGGFSVFGGVGERTREGNDLWLEMKESGVIDKASLVYGQMNEPPGARARVALSALTAAEYFRDEEGQDVLLFIDNIFRFVQANSEVSALLGRIPSAVGYQPTLSTDVGELQERITSTTKGSITSVQAIYVPADDLTDPAPATTFAHLDATTVLSRQIAELGIYPAVDPLDSTSRILDPQIVGDEHYAVARGVQQILQKYKDLQDIIAILGMDELSEDDKLVVTRARKIQRFLSQPFFVAEQFTGTPGKYVSIKDTVKAFKEISEGEHDDKPEQAFYMVGTLEEAAEKAEKLRAGG
- a CDS encoding F0F1 ATP synthase subunit gamma, with the translated sequence YVEVRLFKALLETAASEHGARMTAMDSASKNASEMIGSLTLKYNRARQAAITTELMEIIGGAEALK
- the atpC gene encoding ATP synthase F1 subunit epsilon, whose protein sequence is MADTFLLEIVTPLRLILSEEVEEVVAPGEAGEFGVLKGHTLFLSPLKPGEITYKTADSTTGRLAIDRGYAEIGPGRATILVDSAESAGDIDIEKAREELKEADEGLKAFTPDNPEYREALRVFELASARVGVCEKAKE